In the genome of Phlebotomus papatasi isolate M1 chromosome 2, Ppap_2.1, whole genome shotgun sequence, one region contains:
- the LOC129804345 gene encoding POU domain protein CF1A, which yields MAAATYMTTSAGDLDMALGGGYHTSSPRSATDAGEMKYMQHHHHHHHQVPSSPSPNTGGLGAVTTGLGGVGGNPWAALHPSDPWALQSHHSHHHPADVKQEMHLSQQSRAQQGMASPHAWHAPVHASAHYAPTGGSPLQYHHAAMNGMLHHPAHPHHQGSAPLHHALRGGDSPQLHLHPHHLQGDRDVSAGEEDTPTSDDLEAFAKQFKQRRIKLGFTQADVGLALGTLYGNVFSQTTICRFEALQLSFKNMCKLKPLLQKWLEEADSTTGSPTSIDKIAAQGRKRKKRTSIEVSVKGALEQHFHKQPKPSAQEISSLADSLQLEKEVVRVWFCNRRQKEKRMTPPNTLGNEMMDGMPPGHMHGGHGGYHPHHDVHGSPMGTHSHSHSPPMLSPQNMQNAGGHQLAAH from the coding sequence ATGGCCGCCGCCACGTACATGACAACATCAGCCGGGGATTTGGATATGGCTCTTGGGGGTGGATATCATACGTCCTCACCCAGGAGTGCTACGGATGCCGGTGAGATGAAGTATATgcaacaccatcatcatcaCCATCATCAGGTGCCGTCCAGTCCGAGTCCCAATACGGGAGGTCTGGGAGCTGTGACAACGGGTCTGGGTGGGGTTGGTGGTAATCCTTGGGCAGCCCTGCATCCTAGTGATCCATGGGCTCTTCAGTCCCATCATTCGCACCACCATCCAGCCGATGTAAAACAGGAGATGCACTTGTCTCAACAGTCCAGGGCGCAGCAGGGTATGGCCTCCCCGCACGCCTGGCATGCCCCTGTCCATGCCTCTGCCCATTACGCCCCGACGGGCGGTTCACCCCTGCAGTACCACCATGCCGCAATGAATGGTATGCTCCATCATCCGGCTCACCCGCACCACCAGGGCAGTGCTCCGCTCCACCATGCCCTGCGCGGCGGCGATTCACCTCAGCTGCACCTGCACCCGCATCACCTCCAGGGCGATCGTGACGTGAGCGCCGGCGAGGAAGACACCCCCACGTCGGATGATCTCGAGGCATTTGCGAAGCAATTTAAGCAGAGGCGGATAAAACTGGGCTTCACGCAGGCGGACGTCGGGCTCGCCCTGGGCACCCTCTACGGTAATGTGTTTTCACAGACAACGATATGTCGCTTTGAGGCTCTTCAGCTGAGCTTCAAGAATATGTGCAAACTGAAGCCACTGCTACAGAAGTGGCTGGAGGAGGCGGACTCCACCACGGGTTCGCCGACTAGTATTGATAAGATTGCAGCTCAGGGGAGGAAGCGGAAAAAGCGAACGAGTATTGAGGTGTCGGTGAAGGGGGCGCTTGAGCAGCATTTCCACAAACAACCGAAGCCGTCGGCGCAGGAGATAAGCTCACTGGCGGACTCGCTGCAGCTAGAGAAGGAGGTGGTGCGGGTATGGTTTTGCAATAGGAGGCAAAAGGAGAAGAGGATGACGCCTCCCAATACGTTAGGGAATGAAATGATGGATGGCATGCCGCCGGGACATATGCATGGCGGTCATGGTGGCTACCATCCTCATCACGATGTCCACGGGAGTCCCATGGGGACACATAGTCATAGCCACAGCCCACCGATGCTAAGTCCGCAGAATATGCAGAATGCCGGCGGTCATCAGCTTGCGGCTCACTAG